One window of the Stegostoma tigrinum isolate sSteTig4 chromosome 16, sSteTig4.hap1, whole genome shotgun sequence genome contains the following:
- the snx20 gene encoding sorting nexin-20 isoform X2, with product MWDVILGPIKDQNTFKERILHIRTSGLDICNTVVKTMEDYKQKKSSLKNEVSAAFYNKNPIKEESVTEAAQGCSSDVSQQNKAPYSTAVPETTLTTKQLLQYWNTMNKKVKPIRLLFEIPETRTVEEQGSKYVTYKVVVIKSGTYDGSQAYVERRYSDFEKLHKSILRNFKEEIEGITFPKKIVAGNFMQEKIVERKLALMDYLGQLYAIKDIRESDEFIEFFFLPEVQEGYNCLRSGQYTRALNCLLNVLSLQEKLCMRYYDRLVLTLSAISVCCRDLGNLEDAYQFCEKGGLILPNHSHHRYLIPLLKVQLTLGNELGKDMRHLQKKVTELEEQCSCQSNLPSLKELVVQEYIQ from the exons ATGTGGGATGTGATCCTTGGACCAATCAAGGATCAAA ATACCTTCAAAGAACGAATCCTCCACATTAGGACTTCAGGTTTGGATATATGTAACACG GTTGTTAAAACAATGGAAGATTACaagcaaaaaaaatcatcacTGAAAAATGAGGTTTCAGCAGCATTTTACAATAAAAACCCTATTAAGGAAGAAAGTGTTACTGAGGCTGCACAAGGATGCAGTAGTGATGTTTCACAACAAAACAAAG CCCCTTACAGCACAGCAGTCCCAGAAACTACACTAACCACAAAGCAACTGTTGCAGTATTGGAACACTATGAATAAGAAGGTGAAGCCAATTCGACTGCTTTTTGAAATACCAGAAACTAGAACTGTAGAAGAACAGGGCTCGAAATATGTG ACGTACAAAGTGGTGGTAATAAAATCCGGCACCTATGATGGTAGCCAAGCTTATGTTGAACGGCGATACTCAGACTTTGAGAAGCTCCATAAAAGTATCTTGAGAAATTTTAAAGAAGAGATAGAAGGAATTACATTTCCAAAGAAAATTGTGGCTGGGAACTTCATGCAAGAAAAAATCGTTGAACGCAAATTGGCACTCATGGACTACTTAGGGCAGTTGTATGCAATCAAAGACATCCGTGAATCAGATGAATTTATTGAATTCTTCTTCCTACCAGAGGTGCAAGAAGGATACAACTGTCTCAGAAGTGGACAGTACACCAGAGCTTTGAACTGCCTTCTGAATGTTCTTAGCTTGCAGGAGAAACTGTGTATGCGTTACTATGATCGGCTTGTTCTTACGCTCAGTGCTATCAGTGTGTGCTGCAGAGATCTGGGTAATCTCGAAGACGCCTACCAATTCTGTGAGAAAGGTGGACTTATTTTGCCTAATCACAGTCACCACAGGTACCTTATCCCTTTGCTGAAGGTTCAGCTAACTCTAGGTAATGAGCTGGGTAAGGACATGAGGCACCTCCAAAAAAAGGTGACAGAATTAGAGGAACAATGCAGCTGTCAAAGCAACCTGCCTTCACTGAAAGAGCTTGTGGTGCAGGAATACATTCAATAA
- the snx20 gene encoding sorting nexin-20 isoform X1 — MWDVILGPIKDQNTFKERILHIRTSGLDICNTVKILHSITQVVKTMEDYKQKKSSLKNEVSAAFYNKNPIKEESVTEAAQGCSSDVSQQNKAPYSTAVPETTLTTKQLLQYWNTMNKKVKPIRLLFEIPETRTVEEQGSKYVTYKVVVIKSGTYDGSQAYVERRYSDFEKLHKSILRNFKEEIEGITFPKKIVAGNFMQEKIVERKLALMDYLGQLYAIKDIRESDEFIEFFFLPEVQEGYNCLRSGQYTRALNCLLNVLSLQEKLCMRYYDRLVLTLSAISVCCRDLGNLEDAYQFCEKGGLILPNHSHHRYLIPLLKVQLTLGNELGKDMRHLQKKVTELEEQCSCQSNLPSLKELVVQEYIQ; from the exons ATGTGGGATGTGATCCTTGGACCAATCAAGGATCAAA ATACCTTCAAAGAACGAATCCTCCACATTAGGACTTCAGGTTTGGATATATGTAACACGGtaaaaatactgcattcaataaCACAA GTTGTTAAAACAATGGAAGATTACaagcaaaaaaaatcatcacTGAAAAATGAGGTTTCAGCAGCATTTTACAATAAAAACCCTATTAAGGAAGAAAGTGTTACTGAGGCTGCACAAGGATGCAGTAGTGATGTTTCACAACAAAACAAAG CCCCTTACAGCACAGCAGTCCCAGAAACTACACTAACCACAAAGCAACTGTTGCAGTATTGGAACACTATGAATAAGAAGGTGAAGCCAATTCGACTGCTTTTTGAAATACCAGAAACTAGAACTGTAGAAGAACAGGGCTCGAAATATGTG ACGTACAAAGTGGTGGTAATAAAATCCGGCACCTATGATGGTAGCCAAGCTTATGTTGAACGGCGATACTCAGACTTTGAGAAGCTCCATAAAAGTATCTTGAGAAATTTTAAAGAAGAGATAGAAGGAATTACATTTCCAAAGAAAATTGTGGCTGGGAACTTCATGCAAGAAAAAATCGTTGAACGCAAATTGGCACTCATGGACTACTTAGGGCAGTTGTATGCAATCAAAGACATCCGTGAATCAGATGAATTTATTGAATTCTTCTTCCTACCAGAGGTGCAAGAAGGATACAACTGTCTCAGAAGTGGACAGTACACCAGAGCTTTGAACTGCCTTCTGAATGTTCTTAGCTTGCAGGAGAAACTGTGTATGCGTTACTATGATCGGCTTGTTCTTACGCTCAGTGCTATCAGTGTGTGCTGCAGAGATCTGGGTAATCTCGAAGACGCCTACCAATTCTGTGAGAAAGGTGGACTTATTTTGCCTAATCACAGTCACCACAGGTACCTTATCCCTTTGCTGAAGGTTCAGCTAACTCTAGGTAATGAGCTGGGTAAGGACATGAGGCACCTCCAAAAAAAGGTGACAGAATTAGAGGAACAATGCAGCTGTCAAAGCAACCTGCCTTCACTGAAAGAGCTTGTGGTGCAGGAATACATTCAATAA
- the snx20 gene encoding sorting nexin-20 isoform X3, with product MEDYKQKKSSLKNEVSAAFYNKNPIKEESVTEAAQGCSSDVSQQNKAPYSTAVPETTLTTKQLLQYWNTMNKKVKPIRLLFEIPETRTVEEQGSKYVTYKVVVIKSGTYDGSQAYVERRYSDFEKLHKSILRNFKEEIEGITFPKKIVAGNFMQEKIVERKLALMDYLGQLYAIKDIRESDEFIEFFFLPEVQEGYNCLRSGQYTRALNCLLNVLSLQEKLCMRYYDRLVLTLSAISVCCRDLGNLEDAYQFCEKGGLILPNHSHHRYLIPLLKVQLTLGNELGKDMRHLQKKVTELEEQCSCQSNLPSLKELVVQEYIQ from the exons ATGGAAGATTACaagcaaaaaaaatcatcacTGAAAAATGAGGTTTCAGCAGCATTTTACAATAAAAACCCTATTAAGGAAGAAAGTGTTACTGAGGCTGCACAAGGATGCAGTAGTGATGTTTCACAACAAAACAAAG CCCCTTACAGCACAGCAGTCCCAGAAACTACACTAACCACAAAGCAACTGTTGCAGTATTGGAACACTATGAATAAGAAGGTGAAGCCAATTCGACTGCTTTTTGAAATACCAGAAACTAGAACTGTAGAAGAACAGGGCTCGAAATATGTG ACGTACAAAGTGGTGGTAATAAAATCCGGCACCTATGATGGTAGCCAAGCTTATGTTGAACGGCGATACTCAGACTTTGAGAAGCTCCATAAAAGTATCTTGAGAAATTTTAAAGAAGAGATAGAAGGAATTACATTTCCAAAGAAAATTGTGGCTGGGAACTTCATGCAAGAAAAAATCGTTGAACGCAAATTGGCACTCATGGACTACTTAGGGCAGTTGTATGCAATCAAAGACATCCGTGAATCAGATGAATTTATTGAATTCTTCTTCCTACCAGAGGTGCAAGAAGGATACAACTGTCTCAGAAGTGGACAGTACACCAGAGCTTTGAACTGCCTTCTGAATGTTCTTAGCTTGCAGGAGAAACTGTGTATGCGTTACTATGATCGGCTTGTTCTTACGCTCAGTGCTATCAGTGTGTGCTGCAGAGATCTGGGTAATCTCGAAGACGCCTACCAATTCTGTGAGAAAGGTGGACTTATTTTGCCTAATCACAGTCACCACAGGTACCTTATCCCTTTGCTGAAGGTTCAGCTAACTCTAGGTAATGAGCTGGGTAAGGACATGAGGCACCTCCAAAAAAAGGTGACAGAATTAGAGGAACAATGCAGCTGTCAAAGCAACCTGCCTTCACTGAAAGAGCTTGTGGTGCAGGAATACATTCAATAA